Within Spinacia oleracea cultivar Varoflay chromosome 4, BTI_SOV_V1, whole genome shotgun sequence, the genomic segment AACATACTTCCAagtgggttgaaaatccctagaataAGTCCTAGTTAAAAGTAGTTCCAAGTGGTGAAAGTCCCCACACAAAATTCGAGTAAAAAATTACTTCTAAGAGGGTTAAAAATCCCCAGAAAAAGTCATAGTTCAAAATTCCGTTTCCAAAAAATACTTTCAAGTGGGTTGCAAGTCCACAGAAAAAGTCCCGGTGAAAATTCcgtttcaaaaaacaaaaaatatttccaatgggtcaGAAATCTCGAGAAATGGTCCTAGTCCAAATATAAAAAATCCCACTTCAAGGTCCGGAAAAAGTCAAACTAAAAATCCAAAATCTTAAACCCAAATATAGCGGAGCGCTGGTTAGAGTCTTTCTAGTTATCATTCTATTTGTTGGATGGTTTTAATTGTTGATCGTTATTTACAATTCTCGTGGTCTGTTTAATTGCTTGTTAATCTTGTTTGACCATACTTTATTGATTAAGTGTTGTTAATATTGGATTATGCATCGAGAGGTATAGATCTGATGTTTTAGACGTGGGACAATTAGGTAGGACTATTTTCAAGTAAATTGCGAGAGTCTACTAGTTATGTGTTCAAAAGAAGTCTTtagattcgagagagcatgttCTCCCTAATTATTGTTATTGATTAATCGTTATTGTCCGTTTGTCAATCCTAGTATGTATTTGCGGTGAACCGTTTTCCTAGACCGTTTTATCATACTTGTTATTTACATTCTCGTCTAATAATTATAACATCGAATATTACTTGGTCTCAGTTTTGATAATTATAAGAAAGTTTTTTCTACGTGGATACGATTTTTACTTCCCTAGCTatattttagttggtgaactaAGTTTATCTTTGATAAGAGTATGATTTAGCCTGTCAGAAACACAACTCTGGATTCTTTGAACCATACCGTTACTGTCGCATGGGATTTGTTTATGCTAGTGCGTAATAGCCCCTACATTAGCAAGTAAATAACCTTGTCTACTATATTTATTGTAGAGTCATAGTATTCAGTCAAATGGGCTATATTATTATCATTCATTTAAGATTTAGATATTGCTATTATCAAGAGTCCATAAGAGACTATGAAGGAGATGAGAAGAGAGAAATTGTCTGTTGTTGAATTTTGTCTATGCGAGGTTAGCTGTTGGGCTAGACATCGGATGCTTAGTTTTCTCTATGGCTTTTTCCCGAGGATTTTAAGAGAGAAACATATGCATAATCAAATTTGTGGCTGTGAGAAGCGAACTTATATAGTTATACTAGATTTCGAGTTTTGAATTTGTTTTACCGATGTTAAATcaccaaatatttaattttctcATCCCGCCGCAATCCCGCCATCAACATGTCCATATCCTTATTACTCTGTGATAGATTGTAAAGTATAATTTCACCTACATAATCATTTATGAGGCATGAAAGTTaagtttttattttggattgtaTCCGACACTCTTATTTATAAATCACTAATTCGTATTGCTGTTATAGCTCattcatcaaaaaaaaaagtttgttAAAAAAGATTAATTTCTGAAAAAACCCAAATGAAATTTATCTCTCATCTCCAGCTAGCAAGCTAGCACTCTCatatcctcctcctcctcctcccgcCTCCATAGTTCTGATTGCCTCCTCCTCCTCTTAAGATCCTCCAACAAAACCACCATCTTCTAGTTCTATTACCACCTCTAGTTGGCGGCGCCTCTGCCCACCACCCCTCCTCTGCCGCTGCTACACTCGGTGTTGACGACAGTGTATATTTCCTCATATATTTTCTTTACTTTTTCAAATATTTATCTAATTTTTTGAATTCTTCTGTCGATTTATTTGTATTTATAGATCCAAAGAGTTTGTAGTCTTATGTGGGGATGATGGATTCATGGATTTTGCCTGATAAGATGTTTCAATCTTGTTGTTAAATATGTTCTGTTGGGTTTTCCTTGTTGGCTTTGtttaggtgttgtttttatatctaACTACTCTATACCCAGTTCATAATTCTAGTATAAAAATCATACTccttaaccttttttttttccatttgttttttattaaataCTATGTCTTGGGAGTTGATTTGGTTTTTTAACGAGGGAGAAGAGTAGAAAAGAGCAATACTTTAAGGGCATTataaaattttgtttgattaaattaatttataattttattatatacaGTTTATGAGTTTGTTTGAATAAGAATTTGGGAATATCATTTTActtttttaatttgaattatggaGCTTGAGGAAATGCAGGTGGTTGAGGTTTTGTTCATGAGAAGATAGTGTATTGGGTTAGATTCAAACACTTGATGGCTTAAGAAGTTTGATCATTTATAAGGCCTCAACACCATTTAACCACTTTAACCATTCGGTCTAATTTCGTAGGCTTTGTTTATAACACTTTTATGTTATGATAAAAAACTATGAAAATCGGCCTTTTCTTCATGGCTCAGGGACGGGCCTGCTTATGTTCATTTCGGTCTGTTTTTCAGGCTGTTTTCTGTAGAAAAATGGCTGAGCCATCCAAGGTTATCCATGTTCGAAATGTGGGCCATGAAATATCTGAGGTATTAATTTTACCCTTTTAACAGTTCCCACTTTCTTGCTGTCTTTTTATCATCACAGTTCTTATTAGCttcaaattttgaaaaatatgatGTGCTTTTGTATTACTTGTTATCTTTTTTGGTGGGAAAGACTACAAGTTGGCTTCATATAGAACGTTGGTATTGGACATTTTTTAATTTCCGTGTTTATTTCAAAAGAATGTACGGAGTTGGTGTTATTCTACAGTCCTATGGACCTACCTTTTCTGTCTTTCATGGTGCTGGAAAAGGTGAATGGCTTGAAAATTAGTGCGGAAATTCTTGTACCGGACAGTTTGACAAAGATATAAAGTTATTCCTACGTGATTGTTTACTTAATTTGCAATTTTTTACTTAGTTTCTTGTCAATTATCATGACCGAGATAATCATTCCTAGAAAGAAAGACAATAATGAGGCTGCTGTTTGTCGTTTGTGTTTGGTAACAATTGATTAAGTAGTAAAGCGTGTGTAATTATATCATGCCTTGTGGAACATCGGATATGTTGGCTCAAGCGATTATATAACTTTTCTGGCGCAGTCAAACATTGCTCAATGCTTTCCTATTCCTTAATAAGAGCTCACTTATTTGGATAATTGGAGTTATTTTCAGGAGTTATTGTTAAAAATCACCTAATATGACTCAACTTTagttaacaactacctattatgtccttttttaattaaaacatcTGCATAAGATGAATATTTTTACTTAGTAGCACTACCAGATGATGTTTTCCGTCCCATGGGCCCAAATATTAGCTTTGCCACCCTCTACTGTCATTATTTCCTTATAGCTTTCTATTCCTTACCGTTTGTGCTTCAAAAACCCCCCTTTCCCCTTTATGAATACAACAAATCCCTAGCAAATCAAACAAGTGTTCAAGCTGAAGAGATTGTGAAGACTACCCattataaaatacatttctaaattATCACGTTACAACAAGTTGATGTTTCTATTAAGTTACTATTGGTCCCTGAATTTTTGAACTAGGGTTTGCAATTTTTTGGGAAATAGGACTTTATGTGattttcaattattttgggtaAGTGGTGATGAATAAGTTTAAACATGTTGAATACTTGTTcaatttggttgagttggtGGTTGAGTGGgaacatgtttggataatcAAAGTAACAGAAAATGTTACTTGGTAGTGCTACCAAATTAAAATGTTCGCATTGGGTAGGTTTTTAAGAAAACAGACATAATAGGTATTAGGTATTGTGGAAGTTGGTCACAAAAGTTGATACTCCGTACATATTAGGTACTTTTTGACAATTTCTCCTTATTTTTACCCACTCCGTCCCAAATTATTCTTTACACTTATCATGACACAAGGTTTTAGGAGATAAattgttgtttggttatcaaataTTAAGTTATTGGAAAAGTTGATGTGAAAGGAGATAgtagggtattattttaattgattgtAAGAGGGTGTGAGCCCTTACTTTTTGGTAGTGGAAATTGAGAgttattaaaataattgtgAGGTGATTCCTAAAACAAAAGTGTaaaaactaatttgggacggatgaaaatggaaagtgtaaaaactaatctgggacggatggagtactaTATTTCTTGAATACTTTGTAGTTAGGTTTTGGCCTTGTTGGCAGTAGTTTATGGTAGTCTTTCCTTGCTTGACAAGCTGACTTTATCGGTTGTTTTAGGCTCTGTTATGTTTACCTTATTCCCActtatttaaggaaaaataagttcatataagttcgcttaagttcagataagataagttcaggaaaattAAGGGCTACCCAAGTAAAATTGATgactaaaataaattttgataagttataataagttcagaaaacataagtgaaaatcaggttaATAGAACTCATTAGTTAGGCATTAGCTTTAGCAGCTAATACAGATGTTTGGTAAAATAATATGTAACCTAACTTTCTCATTCGGGCTAAGAAGTTTTACATTCCTAGTTCTTTCCCGTAGAAGTTTGTAGTGACTAGTGATGCCTTTTTGGGAAGAATTGGTGGTTATCAATAATGCTACTTTTGTAATTGCCTCGGAAAGCTTCTTGACTATAGGTAATTTCCCAAAAGGGACCAAAATGTTTTTCCAAATTCCAAGGGTAAGTATTTAAGTATTTTATACGAATATCGTTTCTTCTTGAAAGTGAAGAGCCTTAGGGAACATTTATATTTGTATAACGTTTTGTTGACACTTGGTTGGCtaattttcattttcctttgaGGAAGCTTCAAGTTCGGGGTATATTTTTTGTACAAAGAGGTTCTTGATTGGTCTTGACTCTTGAGAGATGGAAATGAAAGAATATAGAAATGGGAACACTTAAATTCAATCTACAATGATCAATGATGTGGCATTCGTGTGGGTTccatattatatttataaaaaggatTTTCTTTGATATCGATGAGAAGTCATTTATCTACGAGAATTTTTAGAGCTGGTCAGTATTTTTCCAgtgtttttttttcccttcGTTCAATTACATTTTGGTCGGACGATGGTCCATCTTTTTTTATCAATGTGAAGGGTAAGGGAGAAAACTTGGCACTTTTAGTTTAACTTAAACCAATTGCAGGGGAAGAAACCCAGGATGTGTTTAAATCACACTTATATACTGAATTCATTTAGTTTGTTGGCAACCATATTGGGTTTATGGAGGGTGTAGGAGCTGGGCTAAGTGGTTGCAAAGCTTAGGTGATTATGTTAGTGTGGCTTGAGATTAGTAGCCCCCTCAACTGAAAATTGTATCAAGCAAGCCTAACTAGACTATCGTAACCTACAACGAGGTAGGATTGTTTGGTGGGAGTTAGAAAATGGGCTTGGTAAGAACCAATTCAGCAAAAGGAGACGTGTGGTTAGTAAATGCAGCTCAACAATTCTCCTCTATAAATCATGGGCCtccttcaaaattcaattatttaGGTCTCTTTGGTTCCATTTTAAGAATATGGACAACTCCTAATATCTTAAACTTTTTAACAACTGGTTTTGATTAATTCGTTACATAGAGATCAGTTATTACATTTGACTCACTAAGCCACCATAAGTTGCTCAAGAGTATTGACGAAGGTTTTTCTCCTTGGTTGTTTTTTCTTAGTTTCCTAGATTTAGGTATTTGGTTGTTTATTATCTGAAAAGTGAGAGGGTAACTGTAGAGTTGAAGAAAGAACGTCTTTGTGATGTAAGCTATTAGCGCAATAGCAATAAGAGGTCTGTCAAAAGGTTTGTTTCATCTTTTTAGAGGTTTGTTGACAAACCTCTTATTGCTAGAGAAAGTTACTAAAAGTTACAAAGTAAGAGGTTACTAATTAGTATCTGGTTCATTTGATAAATTTTAGTGGGGCCCactaatataaattacaaaaaattctgatttttatacataaataaaattatgtaatattataaaaattattattttgtccatttccgatggagccaaagattcatttgttcttttggctgtgggatgtaatggactaaatcaaaatgactCTTAAAACCTTTTCGCTTCCTCttcatgaagtagaagatggtcgtcccattattgcttttgggtcaattggaaacaacctctctgcaattgcaggggtaaggttgcgtacatccgacccccccttaccccgcttcttgcgggattctctttgaggcaatggggtaatgataatgatatatataaaataaaattatgtaatattataaaaaatattaatgggCCCTATACACAAACCTTTAGCTAGGTTCATCTATTACTGGTGAAAGGTTTGTTGGGAGGGAGGTTTGTACAATAATGACGTGGCATGTGAACAAACCTCTTAAATGTTTGTGCTATTGCTATTGCCCTTAGTTGAACATACATATCTTTGAGGTTTGTCTATCTGTGAGATCCTTTTGTTACTTCTTACCTTGATAGAGCTGCTATTGATCTCTCTCCGTCTATAGTATTAAGTAATATGATTCTCCTCGACCTCTTATACAATGTTGTTGCTTTATTTTACTTCATGAACGAATCTTTTTGTTTGTCCAGAATGATTTACTTCAGCTGTTCCAACCGTTCGGAGTCATCACAAAACTTGTAATGTTGCGTGCAAAGAATCAGGTTTGTGCATTGTGTGTATTCTAGAGAGGGCAGTACTGAGATTCGACAATACATTTTGGTTAAATGTCTGATGCAAAAACTTTCCCAGGCTCTTGTTCAGATGCAAGATGTTGCCTCCGCTGTGAGTGTTTTGCAGTGCTACACAAGCACACAGCCAACTATAAGGTTTGTTGAATGAAGATACTGCTTTTGTCACAAGCTTTTTTTTATTGGTAACAGTGGATGGATATTGATTTTTGTGTGTACATGTAGATGACGTTTCATTATGCTGAGATTAATTGAATTTGCGAATTCTTTTCTGGACCTAGTTTGCACTGATAGGCTTTGGTCTATGGAATCATTTGTCAAAAGAGTGCAGTACAATTACCAGTTGCCTTTTCTGTAACAATTTTATTTTGATTACTAAATGAAATTCCTTAATGCACTTACTGACGTCAGCTTTTGATTCGTTGTTTAATTAACTGGAGGTAACCTTCTTTGTTCTGTGGTGGATTTTCAAGTTTTTGACGATCCTGCGGAAGTGGTCAGTAGTGTTAGAAATAATAGCTGAAGATGCTATGCTGGATGTTTTTTGCTGTTTCATGTTTCCCATGTTCACTAgcctaatattttttttttgcttgccATTGCTATTATATGCATCCACGTACTTCAAAGGGTTCTAATTCTTTATGGAAAAGGTGGTTGCCTCCTAGCATAGTCAGTAACTCAGTGTGGAATAACTTAACATTAGCTGGTAGAGTTTGCAGGGGTGCATGAAAATATGACAAACATATGATTTGATAGTTATCTTTTGATTCAGAGTAGCTTGTAATTATGAGTTGATTTTCACCTCTTCTTTATTAAAAGAATACATCTTATAGCTTAAAGAATTATTGCTGGTTTGTCCAGCCTCTACTGTCGATAGGAGACTTGGAGATCTTATGTctattcatgttagccgaccccaaatcattttgggaataacgctttgttgttgttgttgattttggAAAAGCTTGTGATAGATTGTTTGCAGTTGCTGACTTGCTGGATAGGGTGATCAGTTGAAAGGTTTTTGATCCTAGATGGGAAGAGATTGATTTATACCTTTTCTTGTCCCTGCCAAAATTGAAAAAAGCATCTGTGATATAGTTGATTTATCAAAATGGAGATCTTATGTGAAGTGGCCTTGGAAAGACTTTGTCTGAAGGATGTTGACGAGTCTGGACAATTCCATGAAATTGGGAAAATAGGTATTCTTATGTAGTGTTCACCTTGATATCCATGATGGTGGCCTAGCCCGGTGCTTGAAGCATGGAGAAAAAGATCTCGACTCACTTCAACTGTTAGGAGTGAAGATGGTTCCATATATGTTATTGGACTCTTCAGCTTGAATTGGGCTAGTAGGTATGCGAATTTGGTTAATATCCACGCTGGTGGCAAAGGCTAGTGCTTGAAGGTAGTAGCGAAGAGGGATACGGTCTATGTAACCCTTGCCATTGGAGGCTATTTACTTGGCTGTGAAAGGGCTTTGAATGAGTGTGTAATTTTGACCACTGTTATTTATCTGCTTACTTTGACTCTGTGTATCTTTGCTTCTTGTTAATCTAGATTTGGCAGTTCATTCAAATGCGATTTTCACAGATAAGGCTAGCCCAGCACCAATTCTCACACTCTTACTCCCAATCTAAACGAAAGCGGGTTAAGACTGAGAAATCATTTGACAAGGATGACGTTTAGGAGGATGATATGGTGAGCATCAGAGGCAGGTTGAGAATAGGTTTTGATACGTAGTGGAGCTAGTTGAAACCAGAGGATAGTCAATTATGCAGATGACACTTATTGGTGGTACTAGTCTAAGATTGGCCTAGGAAGGTCCTTTGTGCTTTCAAGGAATTCAGGAGATTGTTGAAGCACTAATGATATTTCTATTGCATGTACTGTTAGTAAGGAATTTCTCATGGATGACATGTAGTAGGGAAAAAGGTTGTGGCGAGGTTTCTCTTATGCAGGTTTTCCTGTTTGATTGTAGATGTTCTGTTGGGAGATTCACTGGAAACCTCTGTAGGTTATTCTTGCTACCAAAGTAGAAGTTCAACATGATGGCGGTTTGTTAGGTTGCATTACATCCAATGTTAAATCAACCTCATGATGACCTCCTCCTTTTTCCTTCGTGCACATGCTGATGTGCAATTTCCTTCTGAGAATTTTCAGTTATTGGTATCTTGTTCATTTGAGTGAAAAGAATTGGATAAAATAAAACACTTTAAAACAGATATCAACTCTAATCCCTCGAGAAGGGCTACCCATCTTCCTACTCCCTCTCATTGTAGGTCTTTTTTGAGGGACAGTTTGTTTGCTTGTATTTCTTCTTGTTTCTTTAATTTGTATGGAGTTATTTTTTATTGTCTAATAATATGCTCCCttttaaaatatcaaatatCTAATGGTTTTATTGCTGAAGTGGCCCTCTTGCACTTGTTTCAACTGTTCATTCACATTGTCTTCAGTTATATTAAGACATGGTTAATTTGCATTGTTCATTCAGAAAGTCTTGGCTGTATTCTGACATTTTTTTcctgttttcttgtatgaattaTCTTTTTCTATCATGTATGTATaaagaaaaacataattatatatAAACTGTACTGCTATGCTCATAAGTCGTAACTTTAAATAGCACAGCTGAGATATGAACCTtaatatttatttgttttctttagGGGAAGGAATGTGTATATTCAGTTCTCGTCACATCAAGAATTAACAACAATGGATCAGAACACACATGGACGAGGAGATGAGGTTGGTATACGTATCATTTATAAGTATATGAAGTTTGTCTGTATAGACATACCTGTTCATGGTACATGTTATGGGATTACTCTGCTTTTGGCTGGACATAATCATCTATACTGTGTGTAGTTTGATTTAGATTTTGTATGTGAGACCATAGGAATCTATTTGTATCGTCTGACCTTTTAGGTTTCTGTCTATGAATCTTTCAAAATTGACATTCATGCTGCTGTTTATCAACTAGAAGTCTCCAAACTTTTTATTCATGTTTCATTTTATGTATTAATCATGATTGTATCTTTTACTCAGAATTTGGAAATTTGGCCCAAAGGTGGTCTCAGTGATTGCTAATCACAGCTCCAGAAAGCTGAAACCTTTGAAAGATGTGTTTGTTTTGAAATATGTACTATTCCTAGTTATCTGTCTTGTTCTGTGGAGTTTTGACTACGGTCACAACTCACAGGCTCACAGCCTAAAGCATGAAAGAAGTAGTTCAGGTTCAATCATTTTGTTCTGTACTGGATATGTATCACAGTAGGAACTTGGATGTGGAGGTGGTACAAGAAGATTAGGACTTTGTGGTTGAAACTTACGACATTTCTGGAGTAGGCTGCAGTCAGGAGTATGTATAGGTTCTTCAGTGTACAGGAATATGTCAATAGTGTCCTAACATTTCTTTTGAGGCTAGCTTCACCAAAAGAGAGGAATGTAGAGTGCTTTATTGCCAGTCCTGAGCAAAATCTTTTAAGATAGAATAAAAAAGATTCTAGTATTCCCTGTGGGAATCTTCTCCCTGTTCAATCTACAAAAAAGTGCATGGtgggagagaggagaggaggggAGTTGAAACTTGGAGTTTTAGTGGCCCCAACATGACTACATCTCAAGAGGACTTGTAGTTGTCATAAAAGTCCTACGGAACATAAGCTACAATTGGTTTGCTCCCAGTAGATTCTGATTTGATTTGAAACCAATTTTTCTCTTATAGCATATGTAAGGATTTACACATGTTATGTGTTGCACTGTATacatttttcttcttcttttgagTTGCGGTAAATGACTTGTTATGCAGTAAGGTTGCTGCCGACCCCAAAACaatttgggactaaggctttgttgttgttgttgtatgcaGTAAGGTTGCTGCTGTACAGTCTTTAATTAACAGACTTGTGATGGTTGTTTTGTATTGGCCTTTTGCTTATGTGAGCTTCTAGTATGCTTCATGCTTTCGTTTCATTTTGTTGTACGTGGTAGTGGTATAAAAAATATGTGAAATAATTTATACATGCTTTGTTTCTTTAATATCTCTCTTCATCTCTCTATATATTCTTCTCTATTTAttctcttctctctctccccCTTTTCCGTCTCTTTGCTGGTTTGCTGTGGGGCATCTCTGGGAACTCAGCCCAATCGAATTCTATTAGTTACAATCCATCAAGCGGTCTATCCAATAACTGTGGACGTGCTGCATCAAGTTTTTTCTCCTCATGGATTTGTGGAGAAGGTTGTTACGTTTCAGAAGACAGCTGGTCAGCTTCTTCaagtttttctctcttttctgctttcttttcttttctctcccATTCTTCTTTTCTGTCTAGAATTGCTTCTTGGTATAAGTTTTAATGTTACACATATGTAGGTTAACATGTCATCTGTTTGTGACTTTGTGATTTAAGTTATTCCACTGGGGAACGGATGTTTTTACTTTTTCTGAAATGTGCATTTTGCTTCAAGGAACAGTTTCTTCTGAGTATGCTTGTTTTGTAGGTTTTCAAGCTCTTATTCAGTATCAATCACGCAATAGTGCGGTGACCGCAAGAAATTCACTTCAGGTTTGGGTTCACCCAAATATATTTGTATTTGCTTCTGACACTTGCTTTGGAATGACCTAAGTCTGGTGAATCTTCTTTAGGGACGCAATATTTATGATGGTTGCTGCCAACTAGATATTCAGTATTCGAAGTATGTCTGACAGCTCCTGTAACATTGGCATTTGTTTATTTTGCATGTAATTATTTTGGTGATTGACTACATGTGTTTGAACTTATATTGTACTAATTTGTTTTATCATCTTGATGCAGTCTTGAAGAACTGCAAGTAAATTATAACAATGAGCGGACAAGGTATGCTGCATTCTGCAAGCTTCCATTTAGGGTTGTTGACTTCTGGATGCAAAAGAATTCTTGTTGAAGCAGCGTTGTTGAATCTAATGACGATgcattgttttttttattctatATGCAGGGATTTCACAAATCCAAACTTGCCAGCAGAACCAAAAGGCAGATCTTCTCAGGTATGCCGGAATACCGACTAAGAAAAATGTTCATTTCTATCAGCATAAAGTTAACATGGAGTTTTGTAACAGCCTAGCTATGTAGATGGTGCTGGTATGTATCCACTTCCAACAGGTGGAGCTCCAGGTGATCAGCTGTGTTTATATCTCTTAATTTTTTCTTGTAACCTACATTACAATATAGAGTTTAATTTATTCCCCCCCCCCTTCTTTTTCCGTGTTTCAGGTGCATTTCCACAGGTACTTTTCGTGATTTGATGGAAGGTTCTTATTGGCGATGCTGCTGATGCTTCCATCTGATatgtttttcccttttttctttcCGCGTTCTTAAAATATTGTTGTCTATTCTCTTACAAGTACATTGACGTCATTTCTT encodes:
- the LOC110802895 gene encoding polypyrimidine tract-binding protein homolog 3, which gives rise to MAEPSKVIHVRNVGHEISENDLLQLFQPFGVITKLVMLRAKNQALVQMQDVASAVSVLQCYTSTQPTIRGRNVYIQFSSHQELTTMDQNTHGRGDEPNRILLVTIHQAVYPITVDVLHQVFSPHGFVEKVVTFQKTAGFQALIQYQSRNSAVTARNSLQGRNIYDGCCQLDIQYSNLEELQVNYNNERTRDFTNPNLPAEPKGRSSQPSYVDGAGMYPLPTGGAPGAFPQMANHAAIAAAFGGVFPPGITGMNDRCTLLVSSLNPDSIDEDKLFNLFSLYGNIVRIKLLRNKPDHALVQMGDGFQAELAVHFLKGITLFGKRLDVNFSRYPQITSGADTHEYVNSNLNRFNRNAAKNYRYCCSPTKMIHLSSIPQDISEEEIVSQLEEHGSIVNTKVFETNGKKQALVLFENEEQATEALVCKNATTLDGSVIRISFSQSQAI